GCGGAATGGACGGAGCAGGATGCAGTGCGCGCGGAACTGTCCTCGCTGATGAGCGCGCTCTCGGCGCATTATTTCCTGCAGGCCAAGACACCGAAGGGGCGCCCGATCGACCCGGTCGCGCGCTTCCATCTCGGCAACGGCGCTCGCCTCGAGCGCATCAACCCCATGGGCGACCTGTCGGAAAAGGGCATCGCCCAGGCCTATGGGACCATGGTCAACTACCGCTATGTGCTCGCGGACATCGAAAAGAACCACGAGGCCTTCGCCGCCAAGGGCGAAGTGGTGGCGAGCACAGTGGTGAAGAAACTCCTGCGGGGCGAAAACGCGCCGCGCGCTCTGGTGCCGACCCAATGACCTCTCAGAACCATTTCTTTGCCGCCATCCGCGCGGCCATGCCCGATCTGTCGAAGCCGCTCGCCACCCATCCGGATGGCGCGATGGAGACCTATGGCGACGCCCTCGCCCTCTCCGCCCGCCTCGCCAACGTGCTGGTGAAGCGCGGCGTGAAGCCCGGCGACCGTGTGGCCGTGCAGGTTGAAAAGTCCTGGACCGCCTTCGTGCTCTATCTCGCCGCCCTGCGCGCGGGTGCTGTCTATCTGCCGCTCAACACGGCCTATACGCTGGCGGAGCTGGAATATTTCCTCTCCGACGCCGAGCCGACGGTGGTGGTGGTTCGCCCCGAGGTGGCCGGCGACGTGAAAGCCCTGGCCGCCAAGCTCGGCGTGCCGCATGTGGAGACGCTCGGCAGCGACGGCAAGGGTTCGCTCACCGAGGCGGCCGCGGGCGAGAGCGAGAGCTTCGAGGACGTGCCGCGCGCAGCCGATGACCTCGCCGGCATCCTCTACACCTCCGGCACCACGGGCCGCGCCAAGGGCGCCATGCTCACCCACGAGAACCTGCTCTCGAATGCGGTGACGCTGCGCGACTACTGGCGCTTCACGTCGGACGATGTGCTCATCCACGCGCTTCCCATCTTCCACACCCACGGCCTGTTCGTCGCCGGCGACATCATCCTGATGGCCGGCGCCTCCATGATCTTCTGCCCGAAGTTCGACGCCAGCGAGGTGCTGCGCCTGATGCCGAAGGCGACCACGCTCATGGGCGTGCCGACCTTCTACACCCGCCTCCTCGACCATCCCGGCCTCACCCGGGAGGCCACCGCGCACATGCGCCTGTTCGTCTCCGGTTCCGCCCCGCTGCTGGCCGAGACGCACCGCGCCTTCCAGGAGAAGACCGGCAAGGCCATCCTCGAGCGTTACGGCATGACCGAGACCGGCATGAACACCTCGAACCCATATGACGGCGAGCGCATCGCCGGCACTGTGGGCTTCCCGCTGCCGGGCGTCAGCGTGCGCATCACCGATCCCGCCACCGGCGCGGTGCTGGGCGCCGACGAGATCGGCTCCATCGAGGTGAAGGGCCCGAACGTCTTCAAGGGCTACTGGAAGCTGCCCGAGAAGACCGCATCCGAATTCCATGACGGCTTCTTCATCACCGGCGATCTCGGCAAGATCGACGCCCGTGGCTATGTCCACATCGTCGGGCGCGGCAAGGATCTCGTCATCACCGGCGGCTTCAACGTCTATCCGAAGGAAGTGGAAGGCGAGATCGACGCTTTGCCGGGCGTGCTCGAAAGCGCCGTCATCGGCCTGCCGCACAAGGATTTCGGCGAGGGCGTCACGGCGGTGATCGTGCGCACGCCGGGCGCCAGCCTCACCGAGGCGGAGGTGCACCAGGCGCTCGAAGGCCGTCTTGCCAAGTTCAAGCTGCCCAAGAAGGTGTTCTTCGTGGACGAACTTCCCCGCAACACCATGGGCAAGGTGCAGAAGAACATTCTGCGCGACACCTACAAGGACACCTACCGCTCGGTTGCCTGACCGCCGGGCGATGCCCGATGACGGGCGGCGGTTGATCCGCCGCCCATTTATGACGTTAAGTAAGCCCTAAGTCTCCGGCTCAAGATCCCGAACAATCGGGACGGCCGGGAGGAAACGCCAA
The Azorhizobium caulinodans ORS 571 genome window above contains:
- a CDS encoding malonate--CoA ligase produces the protein MPDLSKPLATHPDGAMETYGDALALSARLANVLVKRGVKPGDRVAVQVEKSWTAFVLYLAALRAGAVYLPLNTAYTLAELEYFLSDAEPTVVVVRPEVAGDVKALAAKLGVPHVETLGSDGKGSLTEAAAGESESFEDVPRAADDLAGILYTSGTTGRAKGAMLTHENLLSNAVTLRDYWRFTSDDVLIHALPIFHTHGLFVAGDIILMAGASMIFCPKFDASEVLRLMPKATTLMGVPTFYTRLLDHPGLTREATAHMRLFVSGSAPLLAETHRAFQEKTGKAILERYGMTETGMNTSNPYDGERIAGTVGFPLPGVSVRITDPATGAVLGADEIGSIEVKGPNVFKGYWKLPEKTASEFHDGFFITGDLGKIDARGYVHIVGRGKDLVITGGFNVYPKEVEGEIDALPGVLESAVIGLPHKDFGEGVTAVIVRTPGASLTEAEVHQALEGRLAKFKLPKKVFFVDELPRNTMGKVQKNILRDTYKDTYRSVA